One genomic region from Sphingobacterium multivorum encodes:
- a CDS encoding amidohydrolase, with product MKTFPIIIFLFCLTIISCSPQTKVDLIVYHAQVYTVDSAFSMAHAFAVKDGKFIAIGSDEEIQRKYKAIEKIDAQGKAIYPGFYDAHAHLFDEAELMDQVDLNGSDSFEEVIQRVKNYQQKNPDKTWLIGGGWDQNRWKDKTFPTKDLLDKAFPDIPVYLMRVDYHAAVANSKALEWAKLTSIPTIRGGVVGGNNNIPNGLLIDNAMDLVNKTIPVPSEKDYLRMLKRTQDSLLSVGLTTIVDAGLSKERLDLLKKYYREGQLKIRDYAMILGNPQNIKSFIDQGFYETDRFEIKGFKLLADGALGSRGACLLAHYHDAPTHGFLLHSPQEYEAMIKQIAESKFQANTHAIGDSANRIILDIYGKYLHNNGDRRWRIEHAQIISPTDFDKFRKYQIIPSVQPTHATSDMYWAKDRLGEERMKGAYAYKRLLAEYGKLALGSDFPVEHFNPLYGFHAAVARVDKKGYPNHGFQMQDAISREDALKGMTIWAAYSCFQEKKRGSIEVGKDADFVILEKDILKIPNEQLRNVKTERTVIAGETLFKR from the coding sequence ATGAAAACCTTCCCAATCATCATTTTTTTGTTCTGCTTGACCATCATTTCATGTTCACCACAAACGAAAGTGGACCTCATTGTTTATCATGCGCAAGTATATACTGTAGATTCGGCTTTTAGTATGGCACATGCTTTTGCGGTCAAAGACGGTAAGTTTATTGCCATTGGTTCCGATGAAGAAATACAGCGGAAGTACAAAGCAATAGAAAAAATTGATGCGCAGGGGAAGGCCATTTATCCGGGATTCTATGATGCCCATGCGCATTTATTTGACGAGGCCGAACTAATGGATCAAGTCGACCTAAACGGTAGCGATTCTTTCGAGGAGGTTATTCAACGTGTCAAAAACTACCAGCAAAAAAATCCGGACAAAACTTGGCTGATCGGTGGTGGCTGGGACCAAAATCGCTGGAAAGATAAAACTTTCCCAACCAAGGACCTACTCGATAAAGCTTTCCCGGATATCCCCGTCTACCTCATGCGTGTAGATTATCATGCAGCGGTCGCCAACTCCAAAGCGCTAGAATGGGCCAAATTAACCAGTATTCCCACGATTCGTGGCGGTGTGGTCGGCGGGAATAATAATATCCCCAATGGCCTCTTGATCGACAATGCAATGGATCTTGTCAATAAGACAATCCCGGTTCCGAGTGAGAAAGACTATTTAAGAATGCTCAAGCGAACGCAAGACTCCCTCCTTTCTGTCGGTCTAACCACTATTGTAGACGCAGGTTTATCAAAAGAAAGACTCGATCTCCTAAAAAAATACTATCGCGAAGGACAGTTGAAAATTAGAGATTATGCCATGATCCTCGGCAATCCCCAAAACATAAAGTCATTTATCGATCAGGGTTTCTATGAAACGGACCGTTTCGAGATCAAAGGATTTAAACTGCTCGCCGATGGTGCATTGGGATCTCGTGGCGCATGCCTCCTCGCACATTACCATGATGCCCCCACCCACGGCTTTCTCCTCCATAGCCCCCAGGAATACGAAGCCATGATCAAACAGATTGCCGAAAGTAAGTTTCAGGCAAATACCCATGCAATAGGCGATTCGGCCAATCGTATTATTCTGGATATCTATGGCAAATACCTCCACAATAATGGCGACCGCAGATGGCGCATCGAGCACGCGCAAATTATATCGCCTACAGATTTTGACAAGTTTCGAAAGTATCAAATCATACCATCTGTACAACCTACACACGCAACCTCCGATATGTACTGGGCCAAAGATCGACTTGGTGAAGAACGTATGAAAGGCGCTTACGCTTATAAGCGTCTGTTGGCAGAATATGGTAAACTCGCTCTGGGCAGTGACTTTCCGGTTGAACATTTTAACCCCTTATACGGTTTCCACGCAGCGGTAGCACGTGTCGACAAAAAAGGCTATCCTAACCACGGGTTTCAGATGCAAGATGCCATAAGCCGTGAAGATGCCTTAAAAGGAATGACGATCTGGGCGGCATATTCTTGTTTTCAGGAGAAAAAACGAGGAAGTATCGAAGTGGGAAAAGATGCCGATTTTGTTATCCTCGAAAAGGATATCTTGAAAATTCCAAATGAGCAACTGCGAAATGTAAAAACAGAACGGACAGTAATTGCAGGTGAGACCCTGTTTAAAAGATAA
- a CDS encoding BrxA/BrxB family bacilliredoxin, with protein sequence MYPEYLVTPMRQELVDAGFEELKTPEAVDQAIASEGTVFVVVNSVCGCAAANARPAAKAAVKNEKHPTKLVTVFAGMETDAVNTARNYMLPYPPSSPAMALFKDGKLVHMIERHMIEGRPAQMIADNLVAAFDEYC encoded by the coding sequence ATGTATCCAGAATATTTAGTAACTCCAATGCGTCAAGAGTTAGTTGATGCAGGATTCGAAGAATTAAAAACTCCTGAAGCAGTTGATCAGGCTATCGCATCAGAAGGAACTGTCTTTGTGGTTGTAAACTCTGTTTGTGGTTGCGCTGCAGCAAATGCACGCCCAGCTGCAAAAGCTGCTGTAAAAAATGAAAAACACCCAACTAAATTGGTCACTGTTTTCGCAGGTATGGAAACTGATGCTGTAAACACTGCACGTAACTACATGTTGCCTTATCCGCCATCTTCACCAGCAATGGCTTTATTTAAAGACGGAAAATTGGTACACATGATTGAAAGACATATGATTGAAGGTCGCCCGGCACAAATGATTGCTGACAATTTAGTTGCAGCATTTGACGAGTACTGTTAA
- a CDS encoding AAA family ATPase, translated as MGKDFIKIAVVGPESTGKSTMAQFLAKEFQTVCVPEYSRYYCQSLNNKYTLQDEVNMFYGQVALEEALIPLAQDQLLICDTTFLTVKIWSDHLFGHTPQEVTDKIQQHVYDLYLLMDIDLPWQDDPLRDFPEQREHFMEIWKSELNAINANYRLISGLGDQRLENGLHAVKDFLTLI; from the coding sequence GTGGGAAAAGATTTCATAAAAATTGCCGTTGTTGGCCCCGAGTCCACTGGAAAATCAACGATGGCACAATTTCTTGCCAAGGAATTTCAGACGGTATGCGTACCCGAGTATTCACGTTATTATTGCCAAAGCCTCAACAATAAATATACCCTGCAGGACGAAGTCAATATGTTTTATGGACAGGTAGCCCTAGAGGAAGCCCTGATCCCTTTAGCGCAAGACCAGCTCCTCATCTGTGACACCACCTTTCTTACGGTAAAAATTTGGTCAGATCATCTTTTCGGTCATACGCCGCAGGAAGTCACCGATAAAATTCAACAACATGTTTATGATCTCTACCTGCTGATGGATATCGATCTACCCTGGCAGGATGATCCACTACGCGATTTTCCCGAACAGCGTGAACACTTCATGGAGATCTGGAAAAGCGAATTGAACGCCATTAATGCGAATTACCGTCTTATTTCCGGGCTCGGCGACCAACGTCTTGAAAATGGACTTCATGCGGTAAAAGATTTTCTGACATTGATTTGA
- the pnuC gene encoding nicotinamide riboside transporter PnuC: MQEFFQQIARQFAQTSWLEWLGTLTGFLCVYLAAKQNIWNWPISIISVASYAILFYNAKLYGDTVLQFYFLSTAVYGWYYWIRRKEEKKKPIVKASKGQLLLCLLAILILTLSIGYLLDSKTNSDVPYIDAFCTSVSFVAQFLMTRKVLQNWLLWVFVDICYIPLYIHKDLMLTAVLYLVFTLIAWNGYRDWQKTYKNFA, encoded by the coding sequence ATGCAGGAATTTTTTCAGCAGATTGCGCGTCAATTTGCCCAGACCTCTTGGCTTGAATGGTTAGGTACGCTGACAGGCTTTCTTTGCGTCTATTTGGCCGCTAAACAAAATATATGGAACTGGCCAATCAGTATCATCAGCGTAGCGTCCTACGCGATTCTGTTTTATAATGCCAAACTGTACGGAGATACTGTACTACAGTTCTACTTCCTGTCCACAGCTGTGTACGGTTGGTATTATTGGATAAGACGAAAAGAAGAAAAAAAGAAACCTATCGTCAAAGCCAGCAAGGGACAATTGCTCCTTTGCCTCCTGGCAATCCTGATCCTAACGCTATCAATCGGTTATCTCCTCGATAGCAAGACAAATTCCGATGTCCCTTATATTGACGCATTCTGCACCTCCGTAAGTTTTGTTGCTCAATTTCTGATGACGCGCAAAGTGCTTCAAAATTGGCTCTTATGGGTATTTGTGGATATTTGTTATATCCCGCTCTATATACACAAAGACCTTATGCTGACCGCAGTACTCTACCTTGTTTTCACACTCATCGCTTGGAATGGCTATCGCGATTGGCAGAAAACCTATAAAAATTTTGCGTAA